A DNA window from bacterium contains the following coding sequences:
- a CDS encoding thiamine pyrophosphate-dependent enzyme, whose protein sequence is MKVIYKKPESITDNTTIYCPGCGHGIVHKIIAEVIDQLDIREKTISIAPVGCAVLSYNYFNFDVTEAAHGRCPAVATAIKRVYPDRIVFTYQGDGDLAAIGTAEIIHCAARGENITVIFINNAVYGMTKGQMAPTTLPGQKTTTTPYGRDTSYHGYPIRMCELLSTLAGPSYIERTTIENVPEIIKTKRAIQKAFTYQVENKGFSFVEVLSTCPTNWKMTPSEAMKWVGDTMKNYFIPGVY, encoded by the coding sequence ATGAAAGTTATTTATAAAAAACCAGAAAGTATAACAGATAATACTACAATTTATTGTCCTGGATGTGGGCATGGAATTGTTCATAAAATTATTGCAGAAGTTATTGACCAACTGGATATAAGAGAAAAAACAATATCTATTGCTCCTGTTGGCTGTGCAGTACTATCTTATAACTATTTTAATTTTGATGTAACAGAGGCAGCACACGGTAGATGTCCTGCTGTTGCAACTGCTATAAAAAGAGTTTATCCTGATAGGATTGTTTTTACATATCAAGGAGATGGAGACCTTGCTGCTATTGGGACTGCTGAAATTATACATTGTGCTGCAAGAGGAGAAAATATAACAGTAATTTTTATAAATAATGCTGTTTATGGAATGACAAAAGGGCAGATGGCTCCAACTACATTACCAGGGCAGAAAACAACAACAACTCCCTATGGAAGAGACACATCATATCATGGTTATCCTATAAGAATGTGCGAACTCCTTTCAACATTAGCTGGTCCTTCTTATATTGAAAGAACTACAATAGAAAATGTACCTGAAATTATAAAAACAAAAAGGGCAATTCAAAAAGCATTTACATACCAAGTAGAAAATAAGGGATTTTCTTTTGTTGAAGTTCTTTCAACCTGCCCTACAAACTGGAAAATGACTCCTTCTGAAGCAATGAAATGGGTAGGGGATACAATGAAAAACTATTTTATTCCTGGTGTTTATAA
- a CDS encoding DUF1614 domain-containing protein encodes NIMFFLPFSILLLLIFILLLPFFFLLVQVEIIKIALSKLGLSPYMALLIFLLSLIGSTINIPLFSREVTGVVPNREMFFIFNPFGMPEVQTKQIIAINIGGAIIPLFLCIYLLPKAPPLPTLFATLISIIVCFKISKIVPGMGIVIPSLIPPIIAVLCAYIFSPGNKIPVAYISGVLGVLIGADLLNLTNLGNYPGIMSIGGAGVYDGIFLVGIISALLA; translated from the coding sequence AAACATAATGTTCTTTTTGCCTTTTTCAATACTACTACTTTTGATTTTTATTTTACTTCTGCCTTTTTTCTTTTTACTTGTTCAGGTAGAAATAATAAAAATTGCTTTAAGTAAATTAGGACTTTCTCCATATATGGCTCTTTTAATATTTCTTTTATCTCTAATTGGCAGTACCATAAATATCCCTCTTTTTTCCAGAGAAGTTACAGGAGTAGTTCCTAATAGAGAAATGTTCTTTATTTTCAATCCATTTGGTATGCCAGAAGTTCAGACAAAACAAATAATAGCAATAAATATAGGAGGAGCAATAATTCCACTTTTTCTTTGTATATATCTTCTACCAAAGGCACCACCACTTCCCACTTTATTTGCGACTTTAATTTCAATTATTGTTTGTTTTAAAATATCAAAAATTGTTCCTGGAATGGGAATTGTTATACCTTCTTTAATTCCACCAATAATAGCGGTTCTCTGTGCTTATATTTTTTCTCCTGGAAATAAAATCCCAGTTGCGTATATTTCAGGAGTTCTTGGTGTTTTAATAGGAGCAGACCTTCTCAACCTAACTAATTTGGGTAATTATCCTGGAATTATGAGTATTGGTGGAGCAGGTGTTTATGATGGTATATTTCTTGTAGGTATCATTTCTGCACTACTTGCATAA
- a CDS encoding DUF4387 domain-containing protein, with translation MKTVKLSDLAKTIRSKNAGTDKITFDIIFNSADNYEMVRKSGVLSRENISKLYNIDIGRITDFVEFDPAYAIKFTFLRNRPSGSPGEKDIFGCQQYPPLLALEIPISK, from the coding sequence ATGAAAACTGTTAAATTAAGTGATTTAGCAAAGACAATTCGTAGCAAAAATGCAGGTACTGATAAAATTACCTTTGATATAATTTTTAATAGCGCTGATAACTACGAAATGGTCAGAAAGAGTGGTGTGTTAAGTAGGGAGAACATATCAAAACTTTATAATATTGACATTGGTCGCATAACAGATTTTGTTGAGTTTGATCCTGCTTATGCTATCAAATTTACTTTTTTGCGTAATAGACCGAGTGGTTCACCAGGTGAAAAGGATATTTTTGGATGCCAGCAATATCCACCTCTTCTTGCCCTGGAAATACCTATTTCAAAATGA
- a CDS encoding acyclic terpene utilization AtuA family protein, with protein MDRKKMLKFLCSTGHLGTAPIKEASFYAGIEENPDYIIADSGSDDVGPGALGANKSFSSERNQKHDLELMLVESRKKNIPMIIGSAGDCGSKVMVDRYIKYIKEIALKHKLPKFKIGYFYSDLTKNYLKNLLKKGKEIKGLDGRKNLTMGDIDKTNNIVAVAGIHPYHKALDMGVDVIIGGRSGDVAIFAAPAIREGFPEGLAYCLGKIMECASFCAEPYGAKETIIGIITEQDIKVKAMHPEQYCTVASVAGHAMYERSNPYFEYFVGGMLDMSSCQYVQYDKKTCCITGPKFIPAEEIRVKIEGAGKVGERYIGIAGIRDPYSIKNIDRVIAWCRKQVQEQFPGEKYELYFHIYGKNGVMEEWEPVREVRSHELCIVVEGVAATKELAKEITFCGWMQLFYARLPDVKGTAGSAAFITHETIYDGVAYEWTMNHTIPVNNPMDLFKVKFTYSDE; from the coding sequence ATGGATAGAAAGAAAATGCTGAAGTTTTTATGTTCTACTGGGCATTTGGGAACTGCCCCCATCAAAGAAGCAAGTTTTTATGCAGGGATAGAAGAAAATCCTGACTATATTATTGCTGATTCAGGAAGTGATGACGTGGGTCCGGGTGCACTTGGAGCCAACAAAAGTTTCAGTTCAGAAAGAAACCAGAAACATGATTTAGAACTAATGTTGGTTGAATCAAGGAAGAAAAATATCCCAATGATTATTGGCTCGGCTGGAGATTGTGGTTCAAAAGTTATGGTTGATAGGTATATAAAATATATTAAGGAGATTGCTTTAAAACATAAACTACCAAAATTTAAGATAGGATATTTCTATTCCGATTTAACAAAAAATTATCTTAAAAATTTGCTAAAAAAGGGGAAAGAAATTAAAGGACTGGATGGTAGAAAAAATTTAACCATGGGAGACATTGATAAGACGAATAATATTGTTGCTGTTGCTGGTATTCATCCCTATCACAAGGCATTGGATATGGGTGTTGATGTTATCATTGGAGGCCGTTCAGGTGATGTTGCTATTTTTGCTGCACCAGCAATAAGAGAAGGATTTCCAGAAGGACTTGCATATTGCCTTGGTAAAATAATGGAGTGTGCTTCTTTCTGTGCTGAACCTTACGGGGCAAAGGAAACAATTATTGGAATTATTACTGAGCAAGACATTAAGGTCAAGGCGATGCATCCAGAACAATATTGTACAGTTGCATCAGTGGCAGGTCATGCAATGTATGAACGGTCTAATCCCTATTTTGAATATTTTGTGGGTGGTATGTTGGATATGAGTAGTTGTCAATATGTTCAGTATGATAAAAAAACTTGTTGTATTACTGGTCCGAAATTTATTCCAGCAGAAGAAATAAGAGTTAAAATTGAAGGAGCAGGTAAAGTTGGTGAAAGGTATATTGGAATAGCAGGTATTCGGGATCCATATTCAATCAAAAATATTGACAGGGTTATTGCTTGGTGCAGAAAGCAAGTGCAGGAACAATTTCCAGGAGAAAAATATGAGCTTTATTTTCATATCTATGGGAAAAACGGAGTTATGGAAGAGTGGGAACCAGTCCGGGAAGTCAGATCACATGAGTTGTGTATAGTAGTAGAGGGAGTAGCAGCAACAAAGGAATTGGCAAAAGAAATCACTTTTTGTGGATGGATGCAACTTTTTTATGCCAGATTACCGGATGTAAAAGGAACGGCTGGTAGTGCTGCATTTATAACACATGAAACAATATATGACGGTGTTGCCTATGAGTGGACAATGAATCATACTATCCCGGTAAATAATCCAATGGACCTTTTTAAAGTTAAATTTACCTATTCCGATGAATAA
- a CDS encoding integrase core domain-containing protein, with protein sequence MGNYIDDLSIFNGLLTDWLVEYNFNRPHRSLDMLTPMEFIEMKKQQNLNKKVLPMYPTHTKI encoded by the coding sequence ATGGGCAATTATATTGATGACCTTTCTATATTTAATGGTCTTTTAACTGACTGGTTAGTAGAGTATAATTTTAATAGACCACATCGTTCTCTTGATATGTTAACACCAATGGAATTTATTGAGATGAAAAAACAACAAAATTTGAATAAAAAAGTGTTACCGATGTACCCAACTCATACAAAAATTTGA
- the rdgB gene encoding RdgB/HAM1 family non-canonical purine NTP pyrophosphatase, translated as MKLNFYLATKNRDKIKEIQDILKDTGIEVIKCPEDIMFPEETGNTFEENAFIKANYLKNFLKNNIPVVGEDSGLMVEKLGGLPGVKSARFSSTYRDDRKNIEKLLKMMGNIKNKEDRKGKFITVICLIEDHKRKFFKGEVEGIITFQPRGENGFGYDPVFEIPEIGKTFAQLSVEEKNKISHRSIAFRKLAEYLLKKAG; from the coding sequence ATGAAATTGAATTTTTACTTGGCAACTAAAAACAGAGATAAAATAAAAGAAATTCAGGATATTTTAAAAGATACAGGAATTGAAGTTATAAAATGTCCTGAGGATATAATGTTCCCAGAAGAAACAGGAAATACATTTGAAGAAAATGCTTTTATAAAAGCAAATTATCTTAAAAATTTCCTTAAAAATAATATACCTGTTGTAGGTGAAGATTCAGGACTTATGGTTGAAAAATTAGGAGGACTGCCCGGTGTTAAGTCAGCGAGATTTTCTTCTACTTATAGAGATGACAGAAAAAATATTGAGAAATTGTTGAAAATGATGGGAAATATAAAAAATAAAGAAGATAGAAAAGGTAAATTTATCACTGTTATCTGTCTTATAGAAGACCATAAGAGAAAATTTTTTAAAGGTGAGGTTGAAGGTATTATAACATTCCAGCCAAGAGGAGAAAATGGGTTTGGATATGACCCTGTATTTGAAATTCCTGAAATTGGAAAAACATTTGCACAACTTTCAGTTGAAGAAAAGAATAAAATCAGCCATAGAAGTATTGCTTTCAGAAAATTAGCAGAATATTTATTAAAAAAGGCGGGGTAG
- the rph gene encoding ribonuclease PH — protein MEIKRKGNRKNDEIREIKITKNFIKYAGGSCLIEIGDTRVLCTANIEEKVPAWLKDSGNGWVTAEYSLLPSSTSERVPRSSNFSGRSQEIQRMIGRSLRGIINLKNLDERTIWIDCDVLQADGGTRVASVTGGFISLVLALNNLKKTNHLRLPIIKDYLAGISAGIVYGNYLLDLDYSEDSVASVDMNLIMTGSNEFVEIQGTGEGYSFSKEQLDNLITLGEKGIKEIIEIEKKILKDEIEFLLGN, from the coding sequence ATGGAGATAAAAAGAAAAGGTAATAGAAAAAATGATGAAATAAGAGAAATTAAAATTACAAAAAATTTTATTAAATATGCCGGTGGTTCCTGTCTTATAGAAATTGGAGATACAAGAGTTTTATGTACTGCAAATATTGAAGAAAAAGTACCTGCCTGGCTTAAGGACTCTGGAAATGGATGGGTTACAGCAGAATATTCTTTACTCCCATCTTCAACAAGTGAAAGAGTCCCAAGAAGTTCAAACTTTTCTGGTAGAAGTCAAGAAATTCAAAGGATGATAGGCAGGTCTTTAAGGGGAATTATCAATTTGAAAAATCTTGATGAGAGAACAATCTGGATTGATTGTGATGTTTTACAGGCAGATGGAGGAACAAGGGTAGCATCGGTCACAGGTGGATTTATTTCACTTGTTCTTGCTTTGAATAACTTAAAAAAAACAAATCATTTACGATTACCAATTATAAAGGACTATCTCGCAGGCATAAGCGCCGGAATAGTTTATGGAAATTATCTTTTAGACCTTGATTATTCAGAGGACTCTGTTGCGAGTGTTGATATGAATCTTATTATGACAGGAAGTAATGAATTTGTTGAAATTCAGGGAACAGGAGAAGGATATTCTTTCTCAAAAGAACAACTTGACAACCTTATTACCCTTGGTGAAAAAGGTATAAAAGAAATAATTGAGATTGAAAAGAAAATATTAAAAGATGAAATTGAATTTTTACTTGGCAACTAA
- a CDS encoding carbohydrate kinase family protein has product MGKKVLCIGIIVGDFLVKPVRKMPEKGKLNLVDRAELHIGGCAANTGIDLKKLGCNVAIIGKVGNDNLGKFLINKLKEEGIDTDGIKITDEINTSGTSVLVYPDGERSFLHSIGANSKLRIEDIDFDNMKNFHILHIAGTFVMPEFDGRPTEETLKKAKEMGLITVLDTVWNAEVEHLSLIEGTLKYIDYFLPSYEEAKVIAGKENVEEIGDFLLSKGVRNVGIKMGEKGSYIVNSKERHYFPALNVDVVDTTGAGDGYVAGFITGIVNNYNFEKCGLLANVVGAKITTSVGATSGIISWDDLKNFWTKYGIKI; this is encoded by the coding sequence ATGGGAAAAAAGGTCTTATGTATTGGAATTATAGTAGGTGATTTTCTTGTAAAACCAGTTAGAAAAATGCCTGAAAAGGGTAAATTGAATCTTGTAGATAGGGCAGAATTACATATTGGCGGTTGTGCAGCAAATACGGGGATTGATTTGAAAAAATTAGGTTGTAATGTAGCAATTATTGGTAAAGTAGGAAATGATAATTTAGGTAAGTTTTTAATAAACAAATTAAAGGAAGAGGGTATAGATACAGACGGAATTAAAATTACTGATGAAATAAATACCTCAGGAACATCTGTTTTAGTTTATCCTGATGGAGAGAGGTCTTTTCTTCATTCAATTGGAGCAAATTCAAAATTGAGAATTGAAGATATTGACTTTGATAATATGAAAAATTTTCATATTTTACATATAGCAGGGACTTTTGTTATGCCAGAGTTTGATGGCAGACCAACAGAGGAAACACTAAAAAAAGCAAAAGAAATGGGGCTTATAACAGTTCTTGATACTGTGTGGAATGCAGAAGTTGAGCATCTTTCTTTAATTGAAGGAACATTAAAATATATAGATTATTTTCTGCCAAGTTATGAAGAAGCAAAGGTGATAGCAGGAAAGGAAAATGTAGAAGAAATAGGTGATTTTTTACTTTCAAAAGGAGTTAGGAATGTTGGTATAAAAATGGGAGAAAAGGGGTCCTATATTGTTAATTCAAAAGAAAGACATTATTTCCCTGCTTTAAATGTAGATGTTGTTGATACAACTGGCGCAGGAGATGGATATGTTGCTGGATTTATTACCGGAATTGTGAATAACTATAATTTTGAAAAATGTGGTCTTCTTGCAAATGTCGTAGGAGCAAAAATAACAACATCAGTAGGGGCAACTTCAGGAATTATTTCCTGGGATGACCTGAAAAATTTCTGGACAAAATATGGTATCAAAATTTAA
- a CDS encoding glycerophosphodiester phosphodiesterase family protein — protein MSNTKKKVKVIAHRGFSGKFPENTVVAFKEAAKLGVDGIEMDVKITKDGTLVILHDESVDRTTDGTGKIQELTIEQVKDLDAGSWFSPAFKGTTIPTFEEALDSIPDNIELNLHLLPNPVITRNVIITLKERKRINNSYLAIHASQIQLAREMCKEIRICNMRTQTNPVEYIEETHRLKCPILQFFTPSYEVTKELIDKAHSYGIFVNVFFADTENEMKKLIENGADAILTNRPDILIRILKEK, from the coding sequence ATGTCAAATACAAAGAAAAAAGTAAAAGTAATTGCACATAGGGGTTTTTCTGGAAAATTTCCAGAAAATACAGTTGTTGCCTTCAAAGAGGCAGCAAAACTTGGTGTGGATGGTATTGAAATGGATGTAAAAATTACAAAAGATGGGACTTTGGTAATTCTTCATGATGAAAGTGTAGATAGAACTACAGATGGAACAGGGAAAATACAGGAGTTAACAATAGAACAAGTAAAAGATTTAGATGCAGGTTCCTGGTTCAGTCCCGCATTTAAAGGTACTACAATCCCTACTTTTGAAGAGGCATTAGATTCCATACCTGATAATATAGAATTAAATCTTCATCTTCTACCAAATCCTGTTATTACAAGAAATGTTATTATTACCTTAAAAGAAAGAAAAAGAATAAATAATTCTTATCTTGCAATTCATGCAAGTCAAATTCAATTAGCAAGAGAAATGTGTAAAGAAATTCGTATTTGCAATATGAGAACACAGACAAACCCTGTTGAATATATTGAAGAGACCCATCGTTTGAAATGCCCTATTTTACAATTTTTTACCCCATCTTATGAAGTAACAAAGGAATTAATTGATAAAGCACATTCCTATGGGATATTTGTTAATGTGTTTTTTGCTGATACAGAAAATGAAATGAAAAAACTTATTGAAAATGGGGCAGATGCAATTTTAACAAACAGACCTGATATACTTATTAGAATTTTAAAAGAAAAGTAA
- a CDS encoding PDZ domain-containing protein: protein MKMLNNLSKLEIIGNMMKKLLYFVFFIDIFFISPIFSQNISKIQMKLSNNCQNFYLLSARQVSPEVKERIQSMKNTQPWIGIIITDLPDNSQIKGAKVQQVLKNSPAEIAGINNGDIIIELADRQISSVKEVFEIMHSLNVDTEYPVVVLRNNIKLVLKIKPVVVPSQTLAENSPKNNLFFPMKNELTAINTLKYALIDQKTHIITFIGSYDPTYATGDIPYEDILKDLLENPYPSVSIEPTPQEDEILKKVDQLISQDLKKMEKDPAYTDQEMQKLVNLLLKDPTLETDNRRFFNNIASAVGMTGDEFKRLYRASIGEIDLSESELFQLGAKLLKGAGAPEAANGLIAITSGNTPEERLSNMAKALNIYDKYHELDKKILFPEEFRKEAIILCISELCRKMDAPENELQKIISSIRSGRQPVDTIIDYMGKRFTFFISEKMGEKMLNGLVLGPELISKLYNLPIPQSELVFKNVKAGSLLGEILFKADYKLKNINNFPDVKEKFPEHLTEMEFIQKEEKEKNYELPFDIGATSGHTLVPGYVDMKISKDGSIIVFEKSEVKIVGFLKRTFKNQSPETTNFLNETAKKYGEFLTKNYDEYAKIFPEFHIMREVAKLVCLARWAKQNNYTINVLNTSSMYFDQPKNVNGFWAITLQITNGKGSMILIQSGGASFGQEEGEEWMKIQTDVNRTSDVLKQLAGSVVLAEQAVNSAINGNLEDARNLAERSARAMTGEIDLSNLPPIPNIPMPNEAAPYAITTKEAISQINECFETISSVNKDLQYAETIITTSPDKAEEIKEKAIKSQNEAIKKLQQIRDNIIQYKNNPYKAPDLLITLKNNAIVNPIKNISISGQQDTKTQNSSSSISEEEKWEKNCVKWAEELDKVNKEISSTREVLLKLIQSSQLLTEQFKEIEKEATEKYERSINRVGDLLIDIGIEGLQNRYETIYKLAKKLPDKPDELIEKYKYTCSLIQSLKETKETKDFVDLSEIDPRSFIETLEIIKDGISQINGLLELDKTVPGAVWKYLSITADTTYDLTEQYYMWKNIILLEKGTDIYSESIKKLTNRLQKLQTSAAILKQKINSEN from the coding sequence ATGAAAATGTTAAATAATTTATCAAAATTAGAAATAATAGGTAATATGATGAAAAAACTATTATATTTTGTTTTTTTTATAGATATTTTTTTTATAAGTCCAATTTTTTCTCAAAATATATCAAAAATTCAAATGAAATTGAGTAATAATTGTCAAAATTTCTACCTCCTTAGTGCTCGACAGGTAAGTCCTGAAGTTAAGGAAAGAATCCAATCAATGAAAAATACACAACCATGGATTGGCATTATAATTACGGACTTACCAGATAATTCACAAATTAAAGGTGCCAAAGTTCAGCAGGTACTTAAAAATTCTCCAGCGGAAATTGCAGGAATAAATAATGGAGATATTATAATTGAACTTGCAGATAGACAAATTTCATCTGTAAAAGAAGTTTTTGAAATCATGCATAGTTTAAATGTGGATACAGAATATCCTGTTGTTGTCTTACGGAATAATATTAAATTAGTTTTGAAAATCAAACCAGTTGTAGTTCCTTCACAAACATTGGCTGAAAATTCTCCAAAAAATAATTTATTTTTCCCAATGAAAAATGAACTTACCGCCATAAATACCCTTAAATATGCTTTAATTGACCAAAAAACACATATAATTACTTTTATAGGTAGTTATGACCCAACTTATGCAACAGGTGATATACCATATGAAGATATTTTAAAAGATTTACTGGAAAATCCTTATCCATCTGTTTCAATTGAACCAACTCCACAGGAAGATGAAATACTTAAAAAAGTTGACCAATTGATTTCTCAGGACTTGAAAAAGATGGAAAAAGACCCTGCCTATACAGACCAAGAAATGCAAAAGTTGGTAAATCTTCTTTTAAAAGACCCAACATTAGAAACAGATAATCGCCGTTTCTTTAATAATATCGCATCTGCTGTGGGAATGACAGGTGATGAGTTCAAGAGATTATACAGAGCATCTATTGGAGAAATTGACCTTTCAGAATCCGAACTATTTCAGTTAGGAGCAAAATTATTAAAAGGAGCAGGTGCTCCAGAAGCAGCAAATGGGTTAATTGCAATTACTTCTGGGAATACCCCTGAGGAACGACTTTCAAATATGGCAAAAGCACTTAATATCTATGATAAATATCATGAACTTGATAAGAAAATCTTATTCCCAGAAGAATTCCGAAAAGAAGCGATTATTCTATGTATATCAGAACTGTGCAGAAAAATGGATGCTCCAGAAAATGAACTTCAAAAAATTATTTCTTCTATTAGGTCAGGTAGACAACCAGTAGATACAATTATTGACTATATGGGCAAGAGATTTACTTTCTTTATATCTGAAAAAATGGGAGAAAAAATGTTAAATGGATTAGTATTAGGTCCGGAATTAATTTCAAAATTGTATAATTTACCTATACCACAATCAGAACTTGTCTTTAAAAATGTAAAGGCAGGTTCACTATTAGGAGAAATTTTATTTAAAGCCGATTATAAGTTAAAAAATATTAATAATTTTCCAGATGTAAAGGAAAAATTCCCAGAACATTTAACTGAAATGGAGTTTATACAAAAGGAAGAAAAAGAGAAAAATTATGAACTACCTTTTGATATTGGGGCAACAAGTGGACATACATTAGTTCCAGGATATGTTGATATGAAAATTTCTAAGGATGGGAGTATTATTGTGTTTGAGAAGTCCGAAGTTAAAATAGTGGGTTTTTTAAAGAGAACATTTAAAAACCAATCACCAGAAACAACTAATTTTCTTAATGAGACGGCTAAAAAGTATGGAGAATTTCTAACCAAGAATTATGATGAATATGCAAAAATATTTCCTGAATTTCATATAATGAGAGAAGTTGCAAAACTTGTATGTTTAGCAAGATGGGCTAAACAAAACAATTATACTATTAATGTACTAAACACTTCTTCTATGTATTTTGACCAACCTAAAAATGTAAATGGGTTTTGGGCAATAACATTACAAATTACAAATGGTAAAGGTTCAATGATATTAATTCAGTCAGGAGGCGCAAGTTTTGGTCAGGAAGAAGGTGAAGAATGGATGAAAATTCAAACTGATGTTAATAGAACTTCAGATGTACTAAAACAATTAGCAGGAAGCGTAGTTCTTGCAGAACAGGCAGTAAATTCTGCTATAAATGGTAATTTAGAAGATGCAAGAAACCTTGCAGAAAGAAGTGCCCGTGCTATGACAGGAGAAATTGACCTTTCAAATTTACCACCAATTCCCAATATACCTATGCCAAATGAAGCAGCCCCATATGCTATAACCACCAAGGAAGCAATTTCTCAGATAAATGAATGTTTTGAAACTATAAGTTCTGTTAATAAAGACCTCCAATATGCAGAAACAATAATTACCACTTCACCAGATAAAGCAGAAGAAATAAAAGAAAAAGCAATAAAATCTCAGAATGAAGCAATAAAAAAACTACAACAAATCAGAGATAATATTATTCAGTATAAAAACAATCCTTATAAGGCACCTGATTTATTAATTACATTAAAAAACAATGCTATTGTTAATCCAATTAAAAATATCTCAATATCGGGTCAACAAGATACAAAAACTCAAAATTCATCTTCTTCAATTTCAGAAGAGGAAAAATGGGAAAAGAATTGTGTAAAATGGGCAGAGGAGTTAGATAAAGTAAATAAAGAAATATCTTCCACTCGTGAAGTATTATTAAAACTTATTCAATCAAGTCAATTACTTACTGAACAATTCAAAGAAATTGAAAAAGAAGCAACAGAAAAATATGAAAGAAGTATAAACAGGGTTGGAGATTTACTTATAGACATAGGTATTGAAGGATTACAGAATAGATATGAAACTATATATAAACTTGCGAAAAAATTACCTGATAAGCCAGATGAATTAATTGAAAAATATAAATATACCTGCTCTTTAATACAAAGTTTAAAAGAAACAAAAGAAACTAAAGATTTTGTGGACCTTTCTGAAATAGACCCCCGCTCATTTATAGAAACACTTGAGATAATAAAAGATGGGATTTCTCAAATAAATGGATTGCTTGAACTTGATAAAACTGTTCCAGGGGCAGTATGGAAATATTTATCAATTACAGCAGATACTACATATGACTTAACTGAGCAATATTATATGTGGAAAAATATAATTCTTTTGGAGAAAGGGACAGATATATATTCTGAAAGTATTAAAAAACTAACAAATAGATTACAGAAATTACAAACAAGTGCAGCAATTTTAAAACAAAAAATAAACTCTGAAAATTAG
- a CDS encoding AEC family transporter, with product MIFLKILPVFLIILFGFFARKRKYISLSTIKEMSISITTFFYPSLIFSSFLNNFTTNDIISGWQLPLGTFILMFIGYLTGIFVSKFLEFGTEKEKNTFRFQCAINNYSFLPITIIIVLLGEQKIPKLILSTFGSEISVWTFGIIALTGNKIRKGSFKNLLSVPMIAILISVVLIFIRDRSIITISNQYLKTFSSSILIATDLLGKITSPLALFIAGCRMGDIKKEELFNLKNTILIFLRLFFIPSISIFLFNILGFPYETKLILSIVAIMPTAIASIVLSEAYNADSEYAAVTTFLTHIFSLFTIPLYLTIL from the coding sequence ATGATATTCCTTAAAATTCTACCTGTTTTTTTGATAATTCTTTTTGGCTTTTTTGCGAGAAAAAGAAAATATATATCTCTATCTACAATAAAAGAGATGTCAATTTCTATAACTACTTTTTTTTATCCATCTCTTATTTTCTCATCATTTCTAAATAATTTTACTACAAATGACATTATCAGTGGATGGCAATTACCATTAGGTACTTTTATACTTATGTTTATTGGTTATTTAACAGGTATTTTTGTTTCAAAATTTTTAGAATTCGGAACTGAAAAAGAAAAAAATACTTTCAGATTTCAATGTGCAATCAATAATTATTCTTTTTTACCAATTACTATTATTATTGTGCTTTTAGGAGAACAAAAGATACCCAAATTAATACTTTCAACTTTTGGTTCAGAAATTTCTGTCTGGACATTTGGAATTATTGCTTTAACAGGAAATAAAATAAGGAAAGGCTCTTTTAAAAATTTATTGAGTGTTCCTATGATTGCAATTTTAATTTCTGTTGTTTTAATTTTTATAAGGGATAGAAGTATAATTACAATTTCAAATCAATATTTAAAAACATTTTCATCTTCAATTTTAATTGCAACTGACCTTCTTGGAAAAATAACATCTCCACTTGCTTTATTTATTGCTGGATGCAGAATGGGAGATATAAAAAAGGAAGAATTATTTAATTTAAAAAATACTATTCTAATTTTTTTGAGATTATTTTTTATTCCCTCTATTTCAATATTTCTTTTCAACATACTTGGATTTCCATATGAAACAAAACTTATACTTTCAATCGTCGCAATTATGCCAACAGCAATTGCAAGCATTGTTTTAAGTGAAGCATATAATGCTGATTCAGAATATGCTGCTGTAACAACATTTCTTACTCACATATTTTCTCTTTTTACAATTCCTTTATATCTTACAATTCTTTGA